The Planococcus donghaensis genome contains a region encoding:
- a CDS encoding IS3 family transposase (programmed frameshift), with amino-acid sequence MAKFKVEDKIRAVREYLTGHDSMNEVAKRYGVNKRGFHQWIELYQHHGVEGLMKRYTNYTPEFKMDVLNFMNDTGASPMKAAAVFNIPSRTTVMKWEKALDQSGMDALISKQRGHPSMKEKSKKPVSPKKPTESLQEEVERLRMENAYFKKVKCLSEGKRTVTAQLKAQVIYELRHDFKVVDLIKIASIPRSTYYYWIKHHTRPDKYKEAKEAIAVIFHAHKGRYGHRNIQIELGKIGIHLDPKTVLKLMKVIGLACRVRMKKYRSYRGNVGTAAPNILNRDFSAEKPNQKWVTDVTEFSLFGQKLYLSPVLDLYNSEIIAYTIQSRPTYDLVSTMLEQALKRLDPKDELVLHSDQGWHYQMKKYQMALSNRNVTQSMSRKGNCLDNAVIENFFGILKTELLYLQEFESLEHFRQELDDYMIYYNQKRMKKKLKNMSPVEYRTHVQQAA; translated from the exons ATGGCGAAATTTAAAGTTGAAGATAAGATACGCGCTGTTCGGGAGTATTTAACTGGGCATGACTCGATGAATGAAGTCGCTAAGCGGTATGGGGTAAACAAAAGAGGATTCCATCAATGGATTGAGCTGTACCAACATCACGGCGTAGAGGGATTGATGAAACGCTATACAAACTATACACCTGAGTTTAAGATGGACGTATTAAACTTTATGAACGATACCGGGGCGTCCCCTATGAAAGCAGCTGCTGTTTTCAATATCCCTTCCAGAACGACCGTGATGAAATGGGAGAAAGCACTTGATCAAAGTGGCATGGACGCCCTTATTTCAAAACAAAGGGGGCATCCATCCATGAAAGAGAAATCCAAAAAACCTGTGTCACCAAAGAAACCAACCGAATCACTTCAAGAAGAAGTCGAACGGCTGCGCATGGAGAATGCGTATT TTAAAAAAGTTAAATGCCTTAGTGAAGGAAAAAGAACTGTCACAGCGCAACTCAAAGCGCAAGTAATCTATGAGCTAAGGCATGATTTCAAGGTCGTTGACCTCATCAAGATAGCGTCCATTCCTAGAAGTACCTATTATTATTGGATCAAACATCACACTCGTCCCGACAAATACAAAGAGGCAAAAGAAGCGATTGCCGTTATCTTTCATGCACACAAGGGACGATATGGACATCGGAATATCCAAATCGAATTAGGGAAAATAGGAATCCACCTGGATCCAAAAACGGTATTGAAATTGATGAAAGTAATCGGTCTCGCCTGCCGGGTTCGGATGAAGAAATACCGTTCCTATCGTGGCAATGTGGGAACAGCGGCACCGAATATCCTGAACCGAGATTTCTCAGCTGAGAAACCAAATCAAAAATGGGTAACCGATGTGACGGAGTTCTCTCTTTTCGGGCAGAAGCTCTATCTATCACCTGTACTGGACCTGTACAACAGCGAAATCATCGCTTACACCATCCAGAGCCGGCCGACGTATGACCTGGTTTCCACCATGCTTGAACAAGCCTTGAAACGCCTCGACCCAAAAGATGAGCTTGTGCTCCATTCGGATCAGGGCTGGCATTATCAGATGAAGAAATACCAGATGGCATTGAGCAACCGGAACGTCACCCAAAGCATGTCCCGTAAGGGGAACTGTCTCGACAACGCCGTGATCGAAAATTTCTTTGGCATCCTGAAGACGGAACTCCTCTACTTGCAGGAATTTGAAAGTCTTGAACACTTCCGCCAGGAACTGGATGACTATATGATTTACTACAATCAGAAACGAATGAAGAAGAAATTAAAAAACATGAGTCCGGTTGAATACCGGACTCATGTACAACAAGCTGCTTAA
- the menC gene encoding o-succinylbenzoate synthase, which produces MGITIKEIGLKTMRRPLKTPFKSVLQQVDEREVIVVSVRDESGHIGYGECVAFETPWYTEETITSCRFVLEHVLLPLLKGQNLQHPKEVWELFNAVKGNRMAKAALEMAVWDLFAKQQQQPLWQFVGGTLKAIPAGIVVAADSAQIEERVAQANNAGYKRIKIKIHPDTDPSMLKSVVNSYPKLLFFADANGSFNKDNFERLKEFDDVGFALIEQPFGEREWVLHARATAQLNTKICLDESIASVEDVQQMIESKAGDIVVLKMSRLGGWTETLKVVNLCREHSISMWVGGMIEFGVSKAHNLALASLPSVDYPGDFSASTHFWEKDIIQPAIIVDNGEIQLSDQIGIGYTVNLAE; this is translated from the coding sequence AAAACCCCGTTTAAATCGGTTTTACAGCAAGTAGATGAGCGAGAAGTGATCGTTGTGAGTGTGCGAGACGAGTCAGGACACATTGGCTACGGAGAATGCGTAGCGTTTGAAACTCCTTGGTACACAGAAGAAACCATTACCAGCTGTCGTTTTGTACTCGAGCACGTGTTACTGCCGCTACTCAAGGGTCAAAATCTTCAACATCCAAAAGAAGTTTGGGAGCTGTTCAATGCTGTAAAAGGCAACCGGATGGCGAAAGCAGCATTAGAGATGGCTGTGTGGGATTTATTTGCAAAACAACAGCAGCAACCGCTTTGGCAATTTGTCGGAGGCACTTTAAAAGCAATTCCTGCTGGCATCGTCGTAGCTGCAGATTCGGCACAAATCGAAGAACGAGTAGCGCAAGCGAATAATGCAGGGTACAAGCGAATCAAAATTAAAATCCATCCGGATACAGATCCGTCTATGTTGAAGTCAGTTGTTAATAGCTATCCCAAGTTGTTATTTTTCGCGGATGCCAATGGCAGTTTCAATAAAGATAATTTTGAGCGATTAAAAGAATTTGATGATGTGGGATTTGCACTTATTGAACAGCCATTTGGAGAGCGTGAGTGGGTGTTACATGCGCGTGCAACAGCACAACTCAACACCAAAATTTGCTTAGACGAAAGCATTGCTAGTGTAGAAGATGTTCAGCAAATGATCGAGAGTAAAGCGGGAGATATCGTCGTATTGAAAATGAGTCGCCTTGGTGGCTGGACGGAAACTTTAAAAGTCGTGAACTTGTGCCGTGAGCACTCGATAAGTATGTGGGTTGGCGGCATGATTGAGTTTGGTGTCTCGAAAGCCCATAATTTAGCATTAGCATCGTTGCCAAGTGTTGACTATCCAGGTGATTTTTCTGCCTCCACCCATTTCTGGGAAAAGGATATTATTCAGCCAGCAATCATTGTCGACAATGGTGAAATTCAGTTGAGCGATCAAATCGGAATAGGGTATACGGTAAATCTTGCCGAATAA
- a CDS encoding metal ABC transporter solute-binding protein, Zn/Mn family, with amino-acid sequence MKKILFLLSLILLLAACGKTSEEAQSIDNDDSNLQVYTTVYPLTYFTERIGGDFVEVQSIYPAGSNEHTFEPTQQDMIKLADADLMFSIGLGLEGFIDNAKKTLENENVEFVATADQITDEDLEAALGHQEDAHEEDVVEDEHAEEAESHDGHDHGSTDPHVWMSPVLSQKLVESIKGSLVKADPENAEVYESNYTELIIELENLDRSFDSLAERVSKDTFFVSHAAFGYLSEPYGFKQIAIAGLNSQNEPSQKELTEIVDLAKEYDLQYIVFEQNVSSNLTQVIQKEVGAEAIEMHNLGVLTQENIDNEETYFTLMEKNLQVLETILK; translated from the coding sequence ATGAAGAAAATCCTATTTTTGCTATCTTTAATTTTATTATTAGCTGCTTGTGGAAAAACTAGCGAAGAAGCACAGAGTATCGACAATGATGACTCGAATTTGCAAGTGTATACAACGGTTTATCCACTTACTTATTTTACTGAACGCATCGGCGGCGATTTTGTCGAAGTTCAATCGATTTATCCTGCTGGTTCTAATGAACACACGTTTGAACCAACACAGCAAGACATGATCAAACTGGCAGATGCAGATTTGATGTTCTCGATTGGCTTGGGTCTAGAAGGGTTTATCGACAATGCGAAAAAGACATTGGAAAATGAAAATGTTGAATTCGTAGCGACTGCGGATCAAATTACAGATGAAGATTTAGAGGCCGCACTGGGCCATCAAGAAGATGCTCATGAAGAAGATGTAGTTGAAGATGAGCATGCGGAGGAAGCTGAAAGTCACGATGGTCATGATCACGGTTCAACAGATCCGCACGTTTGGATGTCACCTGTATTGAGTCAAAAACTAGTAGAATCGATCAAAGGTTCTTTAGTTAAAGCAGATCCAGAAAATGCGGAAGTGTACGAAAGTAATTATACAGAACTGATTATTGAACTAGAAAATCTAGATCGTTCATTCGACTCTTTAGCAGAACGTGTCAGCAAAGACACATTTTTTGTATCTCATGCGGCGTTTGGTTACCTTTCAGAACCATACGGCTTTAAACAAATCGCCATTGCTGGTTTAAACAGTCAAAACGAACCTTCGCAAAAAGAATTGACGGAAATTGTAGATTTAGCAAAAGAATACGATTTACAATATATTGTTTTCGAACAAAACGTTTCCTCTAACTTAACACAAGTCATCCAAAAAGAAGTCGGTGCAGAAGCCATCGAAATGCACAACCTTGGTGTTTTAACACAAGAAAACATTGATAACGAAGAAACTTACTTTACTTTAATGGAGAAAAACCTACAAGTGTTGGAAACGATTTTGAAATAA
- a CDS encoding MOSC domain-containing protein, with product MGNSEEAVIKHFAIGLPEKMTYGNGEKMETAIRKKPVQEAFLTKDGFSGDGVADVKYHGGPDRAVCLYPYEHYTFWNDQFDTNLPPAAFGENLTVTNMLERDVCIGDIFQIGDAIVQVTQGRVPCNTIDRRLEMKPLLKAMVKTGYTGYLCRVLEEGTVRADSIIRKVSKSPTQVSVLYANEINFHKPKDVDGIMKVLEAEELAAEWRQFLTKRLTKLTSGK from the coding sequence ATGGGGAATTCAGAAGAGGCGGTCATTAAACATTTTGCGATTGGTTTACCTGAAAAAATGACGTATGGAAACGGCGAGAAAATGGAAACGGCCATTCGTAAAAAACCTGTGCAAGAAGCGTTTTTAACAAAAGATGGTTTTAGTGGAGATGGAGTGGCGGATGTAAAATATCACGGGGGGCCGGACCGCGCTGTGTGCTTATATCCTTATGAACATTATACTTTTTGGAACGATCAATTTGATACGAATTTGCCTCCAGCTGCTTTCGGGGAAAACCTAACTGTGACGAACATGCTAGAGCGAGATGTTTGCATCGGTGATATTTTTCAAATAGGCGATGCCATCGTTCAAGTTACCCAAGGACGAGTTCCTTGCAACACAATCGACCGACGTCTTGAGATGAAGCCTTTGTTAAAAGCAATGGTGAAAACAGGCTATACAGGGTATCTTTGTCGTGTGTTAGAAGAAGGAACCGTTCGAGCTGATTCAATCATTCGAAAAGTCTCAAAAAGTCCAACGCAAGTGTCTGTTCTTTATGCCAATGAAATCAATTTTCACAAACCAAAAGATGTTGACGGAATTATGAAAGTGCTTGAAGCGGAAGAATTAGCAGCTGAATGGCGCCAATTTTTGACAAAGCGATTGACGAAATTGACGTCAGGAAAGTAG